A section of the Engystomops pustulosus chromosome 3, aEngPut4.maternal, whole genome shotgun sequence genome encodes:
- the RTN4 gene encoding reticulon-4 isoform X6: MDSKSVVDLLYWRDIKKSGAVFGASLFLLLSLTVFSIVSVAAYIALGLLSVSISFRIYKGVLQAIQKSEEGHPFRAYLDSSVTVSEDLVQKYCNIALSHVNCTIKELRRLFLVEDLVDSLKFAVLMWVFTYIGALFNGLTLLILALISLFSIPVIYERHQAQIDHYLSLINKNVKNTTDLILSKVPGLKRKAD; encoded by the exons TTGTCGACCTCCTGTACTGGCGGGATATTAAGAAGTCGGGCGCAGTGTTCggtgccagcctcttcctgctcctGTCTCTGACAGTCTTTAGCATCGTCAGTGTGGCTGCGTATATTGCCTTGGGTCTCCTGTCTGTCTCTATCAGCTTTAGAATATACAAGGGGGTTTTGCAAGCCATTCAGAAATCTGAGGAAGGGCATCCATTCAG GGCCTATTTAGATTCCAGTGTGACGGTGTCTGAGGACCTGGTGCAGAAGTATTGTAATATTGCTCTATCACACGTTAACTGCACCATCAAGGAGCTGCGGCGCCTCTTCCTGGTGGAGGATCTAGTGGACTCTCTGAAG TTTGCAGTGCTGATGTGGGTGTTCACCTATATTGGTGCCTTGTTCAATGGATTGACCTTACTGATTCTGG cgCTGATTTCTTTGTTCAGTATTCCAGTTATTTATGAAAGACATCAG GCTCAGATTGATCACTACCTATCCCTCATAAACAAGAATGTGAAAAATACCACAGACTT GATCCTGTCTAAAGTCCCCGGACTGAAACGCAAAGCCGATTAA
- the RTN4 gene encoding reticulon-4 isoform X5: MASERSPWKQKVVDLLYWRDIKKSGAVFGASLFLLLSLTVFSIVSVAAYIALGLLSVSISFRIYKGVLQAIQKSEEGHPFRAYLDSSVTVSEDLVQKYCNIALSHVNCTIKELRRLFLVEDLVDSLKFAVLMWVFTYIGALFNGLTLLILALISLFSIPVIYERHQAQIDHYLSLINKNVKNTTDLILSKVPGLKRKAD, encoded by the exons TTGTCGACCTCCTGTACTGGCGGGATATTAAGAAGTCGGGCGCAGTGTTCggtgccagcctcttcctgctcctGTCTCTGACAGTCTTTAGCATCGTCAGTGTGGCTGCGTATATTGCCTTGGGTCTCCTGTCTGTCTCTATCAGCTTTAGAATATACAAGGGGGTTTTGCAAGCCATTCAGAAATCTGAGGAAGGGCATCCATTCAG GGCCTATTTAGATTCCAGTGTGACGGTGTCTGAGGACCTGGTGCAGAAGTATTGTAATATTGCTCTATCACACGTTAACTGCACCATCAAGGAGCTGCGGCGCCTCTTCCTGGTGGAGGATCTAGTGGACTCTCTGAAG TTTGCAGTGCTGATGTGGGTGTTCACCTATATTGGTGCCTTGTTCAATGGATTGACCTTACTGATTCTGG cgCTGATTTCTTTGTTCAGTATTCCAGTTATTTATGAAAGACATCAG GCTCAGATTGATCACTACCTATCCCTCATAAACAAGAATGTGAAAAATACCACAGACTT GATCCTGTCTAAAGTCCCCGGACTGAAACGCAAAGCCGATTAA